Proteins from a single region of Bradyrhizobium diazoefficiens:
- a CDS encoding HU family DNA-binding protein, translating into MTKMTKNQLIDAIAQGTQVSKGDVKAVIEQLAIVGYKELNEAGEFVIPGFAKLSVVNKPATEARSGVNPFTKEPMEFAAKPASKSVKASPLKVAKDAVAT; encoded by the coding sequence GTGACCAAGATGACCAAGAACCAGCTCATCGACGCAATTGCTCAAGGAACGCAGGTTTCCAAAGGTGATGTAAAGGCCGTCATCGAGCAGTTGGCGATCGTCGGCTACAAGGAGTTGAACGAGGCTGGCGAGTTCGTCATCCCCGGCTTCGCCAAGCTGTCGGTCGTCAACAAGCCTGCGACTGAAGCCCGCAGCGGAGTTAATCCTTTCACCAAGGAGCCGATGGAATTCGCAGCCAAGCCAGCCAGCAAGTCGGTCAAAGCGTCACCGCTCAAGGTTGCTAAAGACGCAGTCGCGACATGA